One window from the genome of Spirosoma rhododendri encodes:
- a CDS encoding HlyD family secretion protein gives MNKSTIFRIAGVVVLVVAIFFGYSEFRYLQRHETTDDAQIDGDVNPVIPKASGYVKAIRFADNQPVKAGDTLLVLDDADYRIRVEQAEAALQSAMAAAGVSRSQVGVASATIQSSQASVFTARNQVATAQANVVAAQARARKSGQDFERYSRLLAEKTVPQQQFDAVEAERDAANAQLQAAQAQLQTAQAQVAAAGTQTGITSSQRRATEGQITVAQAAIKQRQTDLDLAKLQLSYTIVRAPISGVVSKRAVQLGQLVQAGQAVCSVVNTSTLWVTANFKETQLNQMQPGQTVTIDIDAFDGEKLTGKVGSFAGATGAKFSLLPPTMQRATT, from the coding sequence GTGAACAAGTCAACCATTTTTCGCATTGCGGGCGTCGTCGTTCTGGTCGTCGCAATTTTCTTTGGGTACAGCGAATTTCGCTACCTGCAACGCCACGAAACCACCGACGACGCACAGATCGACGGGGACGTGAACCCCGTTATTCCTAAAGCCAGCGGGTATGTAAAAGCCATCCGATTTGCCGACAATCAGCCGGTGAAAGCGGGCGACACGCTGCTGGTACTCGACGATGCCGACTACCGCATCCGGGTTGAGCAGGCCGAAGCCGCGTTGCAAAGCGCGATGGCCGCTGCCGGGGTGAGCCGCTCGCAGGTGGGCGTGGCCTCGGCTACGATCCAGAGTTCGCAGGCCAGCGTCTTTACGGCCCGCAATCAGGTCGCGACGGCGCAGGCCAACGTAGTAGCAGCGCAGGCCCGCGCCCGTAAGTCGGGTCAGGATTTCGAGCGGTACAGCCGGTTGCTGGCCGAAAAAACCGTTCCGCAGCAGCAGTTCGACGCCGTTGAAGCCGAACGCGACGCAGCCAACGCCCAGCTTCAGGCGGCTCAGGCACAGCTCCAGACGGCACAGGCGCAGGTAGCCGCTGCCGGTACGCAGACGGGCATTACCAGTTCGCAGCGTCGGGCCACGGAAGGGCAGATTACGGTAGCGCAGGCAGCCATCAAGCAGCGGCAGACCGATCTTGATCTGGCCAAACTGCAACTGTCGTACACCATCGTGCGGGCACCAATTTCGGGGGTTGTCTCGAAGCGGGCCGTGCAGCTTGGGCAACTGGTACAGGCAGGTCAGGCGGTGTGTTCGGTCGTGAACACCAGCACATTGTGGGTGACGGCTAACTTCAAGGAAACACAGCTGAATCAGATGCAGCCCGGTCAGACGGTGACGATTGACATCGATGCGTTCGACGGTGAAAAGCTGACGGGTAAAGTCGGTTCGTTTGCCGGTGCGACGGGTGCCAAATTCTCGCTCCTCCCCCCGACAATGCAACGGGCAACTACGTAA